From one Humulus lupulus chromosome 8, drHumLupu1.1, whole genome shotgun sequence genomic stretch:
- the LOC133796984 gene encoding auxin-responsive protein IAA1-like isoform X3, whose amino-acid sequence MMAFKDMTELTLGPPGGELLVAGSEVVAVAAAAAEATVKSGEFSYNKSSSSNKRGFVETQIEVLDQLSSTGEDAAAAPKNAHLNDMSFDADATSRIVREAPPAKAQAVIGWPPVRSFRKKAMESEKCSNNNNKFVKVAADGAPYLRKVDLENYNSYHHLLTALDDMFGTTNNNYCILTNNININIQGINSCGNIIVEDQRFNKLAKAVKGTTEYVPTYEDKDGDLMLVGDVPWNSSVQKRVLNAQTSN is encoded by the exons ATGATGGCTTTCAAGGACATGACCGAACTGACTTTGGGACCGCCTGGCGGCGAGTTATTAGTTGCTGGGTCGGAGGTAGTCGCGgtggcggcggcggcggcggaGGCAACGGTTAAGTCTGGGGAGTTTAGTTATAACAAGAGTTCGAGCTCCAATAAACGTGGGTTTGTGGAGACCCAAATTGAAGTTCTTGACCAGCTGAGCTCTACCGGGGAGGATGCAGCAGCAGCTCCCAAAAATGCTCATTTGAACGACATGTCGTTTGATGCTGATGCCACCTCCCGTATTGTTAGGGAAGCCCCACCTGCAAA ggCTCAAGCAGTAATTGGGTGGCCACCGGTTAGATCGTTCCGAAAGAAGGCTATGGAGTCAGAGAAGTgcagcaataataataataagttcgTAAAGGTAGCGGCAGACGGAGCACCATACCTACGTAAAGTCGACCTAGAAAACTACAATAGTTATCACCACCTTTTGACAGCCTTAGACGACATGTTTGGGACTACTAATAATAATTATTGTATCCTCACCAATAATATCAATATCAATATCCAAG GAATAAATTCATGTGGTAATATAATTGTGGAGGATCAAAGGTTTAATAAGCTTGCTAAAGCAGTGAAAGGAACTACTGAATATGTGCCAACCTATGAGGACAAGGATGGCGACTTGATGTTAGTTGGAGACGTTCCTTGGAA CAGCTCGGTCCAAAAACGAGTCCTGAATGCACAAACATCAAATTAA
- the LOC133796984 gene encoding auxin-responsive protein IAA1-like isoform X4, translated as MMAFKDMTELTLGPPGGELLVAGSEVVAVAAAAAEATVKSGEFSYNKSSSSNKRGFVETQIEVLDQLSSTGEDAAAAPKNAHLNDMSFDADATSRIVREAPPAKAQAVIGWPPVRSFRKKAMESEKCSNNNNKFVKVAADGAPYLRKVDLENYNSYHHLLTALDDMFGTTNNNYCILTNNININIQVKGTTEYVPTYEDKDGDLMLVGDVPWKMFTESCKRIRLMKSSEAIGLAARSKNES; from the exons ATGATGGCTTTCAAGGACATGACCGAACTGACTTTGGGACCGCCTGGCGGCGAGTTATTAGTTGCTGGGTCGGAGGTAGTCGCGgtggcggcggcggcggcggaGGCAACGGTTAAGTCTGGGGAGTTTAGTTATAACAAGAGTTCGAGCTCCAATAAACGTGGGTTTGTGGAGACCCAAATTGAAGTTCTTGACCAGCTGAGCTCTACCGGGGAGGATGCAGCAGCAGCTCCCAAAAATGCTCATTTGAACGACATGTCGTTTGATGCTGATGCCACCTCCCGTATTGTTAGGGAAGCCCCACCTGCAAA ggCTCAAGCAGTAATTGGGTGGCCACCGGTTAGATCGTTCCGAAAGAAGGCTATGGAGTCAGAGAAGTgcagcaataataataataagttcgTAAAGGTAGCGGCAGACGGAGCACCATACCTACGTAAAGTCGACCTAGAAAACTACAATAGTTATCACCACCTTTTGACAGCCTTAGACGACATGTTTGGGACTACTAATAATAATTATTGTATCCTCACCAATAATATCAATATCAATATCCAAG TGAAAGGAACTACTGAATATGTGCCAACCTATGAGGACAAGGATGGCGACTTGATGTTAGTTGGAGACGTTCCTTGGAA AATGTTCACAGAATCATGCAAACGCATAAGACTGATGAAAAGTTCAGAAGCCATTGGGTTAG CAGCTCGGTCCAAAAACGAGTCCTGA
- the LOC133796984 gene encoding auxin-responsive protein IAA1-like isoform X2 yields the protein MMAFKDMTELTLGPPGGELLVAGSEVVAVAAAAAEATVKSGEFSYNKSSSSNKRGFVETQIEVLDQLSSTGEDAAAAPKNAHLNDMSFDADATSRIVREAPPAKAQAVIGWPPVRSFRKKAMESEKCSNNNNKFVKVAADGAPYLRKVDLENYNSYHHLLTALDDMFGTTNNNYCILTNNININIQGINSCGNIIVEDQRFNKLAKAVKGTTEYVPTYEDKDGDLMLVGDVPWKMFTESCKRIRLMKSSEAIGLARSKNES from the exons ATGATGGCTTTCAAGGACATGACCGAACTGACTTTGGGACCGCCTGGCGGCGAGTTATTAGTTGCTGGGTCGGAGGTAGTCGCGgtggcggcggcggcggcggaGGCAACGGTTAAGTCTGGGGAGTTTAGTTATAACAAGAGTTCGAGCTCCAATAAACGTGGGTTTGTGGAGACCCAAATTGAAGTTCTTGACCAGCTGAGCTCTACCGGGGAGGATGCAGCAGCAGCTCCCAAAAATGCTCATTTGAACGACATGTCGTTTGATGCTGATGCCACCTCCCGTATTGTTAGGGAAGCCCCACCTGCAAA ggCTCAAGCAGTAATTGGGTGGCCACCGGTTAGATCGTTCCGAAAGAAGGCTATGGAGTCAGAGAAGTgcagcaataataataataagttcgTAAAGGTAGCGGCAGACGGAGCACCATACCTACGTAAAGTCGACCTAGAAAACTACAATAGTTATCACCACCTTTTGACAGCCTTAGACGACATGTTTGGGACTACTAATAATAATTATTGTATCCTCACCAATAATATCAATATCAATATCCAAG GAATAAATTCATGTGGTAATATAATTGTGGAGGATCAAAGGTTTAATAAGCTTGCTAAAGCAGTGAAAGGAACTACTGAATATGTGCCAACCTATGAGGACAAGGATGGCGACTTGATGTTAGTTGGAGACGTTCCTTGGAA AATGTTCACAGAATCATGCAAACGCATAAGACTGATGAAAAGTTCAGAAGCCATTGGGTTAG CTCGGTCCAAAAACGAGTCCTGA
- the LOC133796984 gene encoding auxin-responsive protein IAA1-like isoform X1 has translation MMAFKDMTELTLGPPGGELLVAGSEVVAVAAAAAEATVKSGEFSYNKSSSSNKRGFVETQIEVLDQLSSTGEDAAAAPKNAHLNDMSFDADATSRIVREAPPAKAQAVIGWPPVRSFRKKAMESEKCSNNNNKFVKVAADGAPYLRKVDLENYNSYHHLLTALDDMFGTTNNNYCILTNNININIQGINSCGNIIVEDQRFNKLAKAVKGTTEYVPTYEDKDGDLMLVGDVPWKMFTESCKRIRLMKSSEAIGLAARSKNES, from the exons ATGATGGCTTTCAAGGACATGACCGAACTGACTTTGGGACCGCCTGGCGGCGAGTTATTAGTTGCTGGGTCGGAGGTAGTCGCGgtggcggcggcggcggcggaGGCAACGGTTAAGTCTGGGGAGTTTAGTTATAACAAGAGTTCGAGCTCCAATAAACGTGGGTTTGTGGAGACCCAAATTGAAGTTCTTGACCAGCTGAGCTCTACCGGGGAGGATGCAGCAGCAGCTCCCAAAAATGCTCATTTGAACGACATGTCGTTTGATGCTGATGCCACCTCCCGTATTGTTAGGGAAGCCCCACCTGCAAA ggCTCAAGCAGTAATTGGGTGGCCACCGGTTAGATCGTTCCGAAAGAAGGCTATGGAGTCAGAGAAGTgcagcaataataataataagttcgTAAAGGTAGCGGCAGACGGAGCACCATACCTACGTAAAGTCGACCTAGAAAACTACAATAGTTATCACCACCTTTTGACAGCCTTAGACGACATGTTTGGGACTACTAATAATAATTATTGTATCCTCACCAATAATATCAATATCAATATCCAAG GAATAAATTCATGTGGTAATATAATTGTGGAGGATCAAAGGTTTAATAAGCTTGCTAAAGCAGTGAAAGGAACTACTGAATATGTGCCAACCTATGAGGACAAGGATGGCGACTTGATGTTAGTTGGAGACGTTCCTTGGAA AATGTTCACAGAATCATGCAAACGCATAAGACTGATGAAAAGTTCAGAAGCCATTGGGTTAG CAGCTCGGTCCAAAAACGAGTCCTGA